Part of the Phacochoerus africanus isolate WHEZ1 chromosome 8, ROS_Pafr_v1, whole genome shotgun sequence genome is shown below.
CACATCCGTCGCTCTTGGCAACCAGCGGGTTCCCAGTCAAATCCTCTCCAAGGGCGGAAATTGTGAGCGCTGTCCATTCTCTTATTGGCCAGACCAGATGTCTATCTCTGAGGCCATAACCTATCCAGCGCTAGGGGAGGCGGAGGGCGGGCAGGATGAAGGTCTAGGAGTGAGCAGGAGAGAACCTGGAAGTGGCGCGCCGACTGCGGGTACTGTCAAAGGAGACCCTGAGCTGGGGTCAAGGTGGGGCTCCTGGCGGCTCGGCCCCCGCCCTAGACTGGACTGAGGAGCCACGTCAAGGACCGAGCTGAGGTGTTAAGGGCCAGACAGGTGACGGAAATGAGGGATGTGACTACCAGGACGGGAATCTCCTCGTTCTTGGACTTTGGCCAATACGCCAGTCTTTTAAAGAACACTCTGCAGACGGGCTCCTGCCAAAGAGGCCCGGGCTTGGAGTGGAATGTGGGGTCATAAGCTGGAGAGCCTGCTCAAGTGCTGTTTTGCATTCCCTTCATTAGATCGAGGCCGCCGATGGAAGGGAACGCCCCGGATGGCACCGGCCCCGTGCACGTCCCATTTGGGCACATTGTGGCCAATGAGAAATGGCGTGGGTCGCAGCTGGCACAGGGAATGCAAGGTCGGTGGGCTCCGTCTATGCAATTGCTCTTTTGCCTcaccccactttttaaaaacgtTCCACCCTCTTTTCATTCAAAGCTCATggaactttttttcttgtctgtattTTCAGGGAAAATTAAACTCATCTTTGAGGATGGCCTGACACCGGTAGATTTTTACTTACCTAGCAGATCCTGCATTCTTTATATCACCGAAGCTGATTTAGTGGCAGGAAATGGCTACAGAAAGAGACTTGTCCGAGTTAGAAATGTAAGTAAGGAGTTAaggaaacaaactgaaaattGACTTCTATCCTCCTCCTGCTATCCCTtggaataatttatataaaaccatTGACCATTCCAAGCACTCTTGGATAGTgtcttaatcttttatttttatttttttggcttttggtcttttcagggttgcacccacggcatatggaggttcccaggctgggggtctagtcggaaccacagcaactccagatccttaacccactgatcgaggctagggattgaacgcaaaacctcatggttcctagttggattcgtttccgctgcaccactggcgggaactccatgttttaatCTTGAGTAGAGTTTTGTTACAATAGAGttgcctgtcttttttctttctttctttgaagtCCACTAAACTTCAAGCAATCATAGTAGTTGAAAAAACGCAGATGAGTGAACAGTACTTTCCAGCTGCACAGAAATTTACTGTCCTGGATCTTGGGATGGTGTTGCTTCCAGTGGCCAACCAGATAGAAGCGGCCTGCCTCATTACCCAGTTAGTAAGTACTGATTCCCGTTCCTTCACAGTAGCCCTATTTTATGACTCGATTGACTTTCCTAGATCTTTCCCTGGCAGCTGCCCTTCCTATAGGTGCAATCCATCAAATCAATCTATATCAGTCTCTGGATTGGTTTCTAAAACTTTTCTCAGGAATTTAAGTTCAGAAGCTGCCTGTGCAGCTAGCCGAGCTTGCTGCCCATTCTAGGCAAGTGTATAATAAAGTGAACAAGTTGGTGACCTGATTTATAGCCTGCCAGTCCATCTAGCACTAATCTGCAGTTAGACTGGTGACATTCTCAGCTGGCAGCTACTTAGCCTCATCCCCGCCTGTCTCATGCTTACTAGTGAGAGCTTACTAGTAGGAGGaggggtaagaaaaaaaatagggaggagctgctacagcagctcaggtagaTGCTGGGTTGGGGGCAGGAACAGCTGCTGGATGAATCTGGTGGGTAAATCTATGGAACTTGCTGGTGGGGTGTACGTGGTGGGTGGCAGAGGGAGGAATCAAGAATGACTTGCCACTGGGGGAGACTCCTGAAGCACAAgcacttcttttttctctttttaaggctgtacctgtggcatatggaagttcctagactggggatcaaattgtagctgcagctgccggcctacaccacagccacagccacagccacagcaacaccggatccgagccgcatctgaaatCTACATCATAattcaaagcaatgctggatccataactcactgagcaaagccagggatcgaacctgcttcctaatggatactggtcggattcttaacccactgagccacaatgggaactccagcactagCACTTCTGTCTGCAAGttttttgtgttgtgtttttttcaaATCTGGTGGTTCTCCATTGTCCTCACTAATTGTTTAACATAATTGTACGTTAgaattttctgttgtctttttagggttgcaccctctgcatatggaagttctcaggctaggggtcaaatccaagctgcagctgccagcctacaccacagccacagcaatgccggaccttttaaccctgagcgaggccagggatcaaactggcattctcatgtatactagtgAGGTTTATTGactacccctgagccacaacaggaattccatggggaacttttaaaaacagtgatCCACAAGCCTTACCTCAGACCAGTTAAAAATCAGAATgtagggggaggggagttcctgaGTGGCTctgtagtaatgaacccgactagcatccatgaagacacaggttcaatccctggcctcactcagcaggttaaggatccggtgttgccatgagctgtggtataggtcacagatgtggctcggatacagcgttgctgaggctctggcgtaggctggcggctacagctccgattcagcccctaacctgtgagtgcagccctaaagagaccaaaaaaagaatttttattgacATCTGAAAAATTGTATTTATCGTATGGGGAAACACTTGTCGTGGTGAGTCAAGCTGAACCAACCAGCAAAAATGTCCACAAAACAGACTTTTAAGGAAACTACCAGTCCTCTAGAGGGCACTCACTGCTTTTCCTTTCATCTGGGCTTAGGTTCAAGAACAAACCAAAGAG
Proteins encoded:
- the FAAP24 gene encoding Fanconi anemia core complex-associated protein 24, whose amino-acid sequence is MEGNAPDGTGPVHVPFGHIVANEKWRGSQLAQGMQGKIKLIFEDGLTPVDFYLPSRSCILYITEADLVAGNGYRKRLVRVRNSTKLQAIIVVEKTQMSEQYFPAAQKFTVLDLGMVLLPVANQIEAACLITQLVQEQTKEPSKNPVLRRKRALISEPALLRTVQRIPGVGKVKAPLLLQRFPSIQQLSNASVQELEPVVGQAVARHVHAFFTQPR